The Opisthocomus hoazin isolate bOpiHoa1 chromosome 9, bOpiHoa1.hap1, whole genome shotgun sequence genomic sequence CCAGGCACAGCAGTCCCGCCTTGCCCAGCCCCCGGGGACCGCCGGAGGCCACGGGGACCCCGCAGCACCGGAGGTAGCTCCCGACCGCCGCCGACGCCGTAGAGCCCACCGTCGTGTTCTGCGggtaggagctgaggatgggccCGGGCAGGGTGACCACGACGGTGGGGGGCTGGATgacggtggtggagtccccgcaGCGGCGGAAGCAGGGCTGGTTGCAGCTGGTGGCCAGCGGCCGGGGACCgcaggaggagggcaggcacAGATCATAGCAGGACATCGCTCGGCGAGGATGGACACCTGAAAGCCAGAGCCAGGGTGTAAATGCAAGGCAGAGGCTGGCCCATCCCTGCTGAGCCCTCGTTCAGCGGCTCCCATAATGAGAGGTGTAGGAGAGCTAGC encodes the following:
- the LOC142362461 gene encoding feather beta keratin-like yields the protein MSCYDLCLPSSCGPRPLATSCNQPCFRRCGDSTTVIQPPTVVVTLPGPILSSYPQNTTVGSTASAAVGSYLRCCGVPVASGGPRGLGKAGLLCLGSGL